The following nucleotide sequence is from Candidatus Zixiibacteriota bacterium.
AGGACTTGAAGAATTGAAAGACCCTGATATGAATCCGGGACCTTATGTTTGTTTGACAGTAGCAGATACGGGCGTAGGCATGGATAATATAGTATTGGATCGCATATTCGATCCTTATTATACAACAAAAGAAAAAGATAAAGGCACCGGGCTGGGTCTTGCTGTTGTTCATGGCATTGTCAAAAGCTATAAAGGGGATATTAGGGTTGATAGTGAACCTGGAAAAGGAACGGTATTCCACGTATACTTGCCTATAATCAAAACCCGGGTTGAAACAGAGGTAACTGAAGTTGTTGCACCTATTCAAAGAGGACATGAACGAATCATGCTTGTCGACGATGAAGACCAGATTGTTCGCATGGAAAAACAGATGTTGGAGCGGCTCGGTTATCATGTTACTACACGAACCAGCAGTATTGAAGCCTTGGCAGCTTTCCAGAATAATTCAGACAAGTTTGATCTTATTATAACCGACATGACCATGCCGAATATGACGGGTGCTCAGCTATCACAGAAACTTCTTGAAATCAGACCGGACATACCCATCATTATATGTACCGGCTTCAGTGAACAAATTGACGCCGAAAAAGCTAAGGCAATGGGCATTAGTGGTTATGTTATGAAACCGGTAGTTCAAAGTGAACTCGCTAAAAAAATACGAGAAGTGCTGGATCAAGACT
It contains:
- a CDS encoding response regulator, which translates into the protein RERLMGEEPPSTYSFKIINRSGVELLVQINTVLINWEGKPATINFIRDITEQKRLENQLQQAQRMESLGTLAGGIAHDFNNILFPIVVYAEMALEDTPEDSPIRDNLNEILIGTKRARDLVKQILTFSRQADQELVPLKVQLVIREALKLIRSSLPSTIEIKQYISNKCGLVIANPTQIHQVAMNLITNAYHAMQETGGKLEVTLKEVDLGLEELKDPDMNPGPYVCLTVADTGVGMDNIVLDRIFDPYYTTKEKDKGTGLGLAVVHGIVKSYKGDIRVDSEPGKGTVFHVYLPIIKTRVETEVTEVVAPIQRGHERIMLVDDEDQIVRMEKQMLERLGYHVTTRTSSIEALAAFQNNSDKFDLIITDMTMPNMTGAQLSQKLLEIRPDIPIIICTGFSEQIDAEKAKAMGISGYVMKPVVQSELAKKIREVLDQD